Proteins from one Bufo gargarizans isolate SCDJY-AF-19 chromosome 8, ASM1485885v1, whole genome shotgun sequence genomic window:
- the GNG13 gene encoding guanine nucleotide-binding protein G(I)/G(S)/G(O) subunit gamma-13: MDEMDVPQMKKEVESLKYQLAYKREMSSKSIPEILKWIEEGVPNDPFLNPELMKNNPWVERGKCSIL; encoded by the exons ATGGATGAAATGGACGTTCCCCAGATGAAGAAGGAGGTGGAAAGTTTGAAATACCAGCTGGCCTACAAGAGAGAGATGTCTTCCAAGTCCATACCTGA gATACTGAAGTGGATAGAAGAGGGGGTGCCCAATGACCCATTCCTGAACCCCGAACTGATGAAGAATAACCCATGGGTGGAGAGAGGAAAGTGCAGTATCCTGTGA